One Bartonella tribocorum CIP 105476 genomic window carries:
- the hrcA gene encoding heat-inducible transcriptional repressor HrcA: MKHKPIDNELKYLDERSRDIFRHIVEAYLNDGEPVGSRNLSRLLQQTLSPATIRNVMSDLEHLGLIYAPHVSAGRMPTQSGLRFFVDAFMEAGDLPNEERENIEMQVKEAGHAQSVEHFLVQASRVLSDLSRGAGLVLATKQEGTLKHIEFVRLDREHALAVLVTQQGEVENRIVHLPEGVTHAQLTEATNFLNAHIQGRTLSEAKEEIACLCAETRAALDDLSHHLVETGLALLGGEGADHKIHLIVRGRSNLLEDVKAEEDLERLRHLFDDLETRESMAQLLDLTDEGSGVRIFIGSENKLFSLSGSSLVVAPYRDSQQRVIGALGVIGPTRLNYARIVPMVDYTAQLVSQLLR, translated from the coding sequence ATGAAGCACAAACCTATTGATAATGAACTAAAATATCTTGATGAGCGTTCACGTGATATTTTTCGCCATATTGTTGAAGCCTATCTTAATGATGGTGAACCTGTGGGGTCACGCAATCTTTCGCGACTTTTGCAACAGACATTATCACCTGCGACGATTCGCAATGTGATGAGTGATCTTGAACATCTCGGTTTGATTTATGCACCGCATGTTTCGGCAGGGCGAATGCCAACCCAATCGGGTTTACGCTTTTTTGTTGATGCATTTATGGAAGCGGGTGATTTGCCAAACGAGGAGCGAGAAAATATTGAAATGCAAGTCAAAGAGGCTGGTCATGCACAATCGGTTGAACATTTTCTTGTTCAAGCAAGCCGAGTTCTTTCAGATCTCTCGCGTGGGGCAGGGCTTGTTCTCGCAACAAAACAAGAAGGAACATTGAAACATATTGAATTTGTGCGCCTTGATAGGGAGCACGCTCTTGCCGTTTTGGTGACTCAACAAGGTGAGGTTGAAAATCGTATTGTTCATTTGCCAGAAGGGGTTACCCATGCACAATTGACAGAAGCAACGAATTTTCTCAATGCTCATATTCAAGGACGTACATTGAGTGAAGCTAAAGAAGAAATTGCTTGTCTGTGTGCAGAGACGCGGGCTGCACTTGATGATTTATCACATCATCTTGTTGAAACGGGATTAGCTCTCCTAGGAGGAGAAGGTGCTGATCATAAAATACACCTTATTGTTCGTGGACGCAGTAATTTGCTTGAAGATGTGAAAGCAGAAGAAGATTTAGAACGGTTACGCCATTTGTTTGATGATCTTGAAACGCGTGAGAGTATGGCACAGCTTCTCGATTTAACGGATGAAGGTTCAGGGGTTCGAATTTTTATTGGGTCAGAAAATAAGTTATTCTCACTTTCTGGTTCTTCTTTAGTCGTAGCACCTTATCGTGATTCACAACAAAGAGTCATTGGTGCTTTAGGCGTTATTGGTCCTACACGGCTTAACTATGCAAGGATTGTGCCCATGGTTGATTATACGGCTCAACTTGTATCACAGTTATTGCGTTAA
- the rdgB gene encoding RdgB/HAM1 family non-canonical purine NTP pyrophosphatase — translation MRSIADKKLVIATHNTGKLHEITTLVAPFGLIIQSAKELGLPEPKETGTTFEENAYIKAFAAAKKTGLPALSDDSGLEVDALGGAPGVYTADWAIQADGTRNFPKAMQKIEDELQKIEAREKSQRKCRFISVICIAWPDNHADYFRGCVEGTFVWPPRGDKGFGFDPIFLPDGYENTFGEMSTEQKHGWQHNDILPLSHRARAFKLLAENLLAFS, via the coding sequence ATGAGAAGCATAGCAGATAAAAAACTTGTCATTGCTACACATAACACTGGTAAATTACATGAAATCACCACTTTGGTTGCACCTTTCGGTTTAATAATACAATCAGCAAAAGAGCTTGGTTTACCAGAACCAAAAGAAACGGGAACAACATTTGAAGAAAATGCTTATATTAAAGCTTTTGCAGCAGCAAAAAAGACAGGGCTTCCTGCTCTCTCTGATGATTCAGGATTAGAGGTGGATGCATTGGGTGGTGCGCCAGGTGTTTATACAGCTGATTGGGCGATTCAAGCCGATGGTACACGTAATTTTCCAAAAGCGATGCAAAAAATAGAAGATGAACTCCAGAAAATCGAAGCACGAGAAAAAAGCCAACGAAAATGCCGTTTTATATCCGTCATTTGCATTGCATGGCCTGATAACCACGCAGATTATTTCCGTGGCTGTGTTGAAGGAACTTTCGTTTGGCCTCCACGGGGCGATAAAGGCTTTGGCTTTGATCCTATTTTTTTACCAGATGGTTATGAAAATACCTTTGGAGAAATGTCAACGGAGCAAAAACACGGCTGGCAACACAATGACATTCTTCCTCTTTCACATCGCGCACGGGCTTTTAAACTTTTGGCAGAAAACCTTTTGGCATTCTCATGA
- the grpE gene encoding nucleotide exchange factor GrpE, which produces MSDEKNKFTDASFENCDLKNPADRNTLKQAADEFLKTHKTEAREDVEEESKEVDPLASLQDENKELKNQLLRLAADMENLRRRTARDVADARAYSIANFARDMLSVSDNLNRALEAIPEGARESDAGLKSLAEGVEMTERAMMAALERHGVQKIHPEGQKFDPHFHQAMFEIPNADVPDNTVQQVVQAGYIIGERVLRPAIVGVAKGGTKEASIETDKASHQ; this is translated from the coding sequence ATGTCTGATGAAAAAAACAAATTTACTGACGCTTCATTTGAAAATTGCGATTTAAAAAATCCAGCTGATCGTAATACACTTAAACAAGCAGCTGATGAATTTTTAAAAACACATAAAACAGAAGCACGCGAAGATGTTGAGGAAGAAAGTAAAGAGGTTGATCCTTTAGCGTCTTTGCAGGATGAAAATAAAGAGCTGAAAAATCAGCTTTTACGTCTTGCTGCAGATATGGAAAATCTTCGACGCCGTACGGCGCGTGATGTAGCGGATGCAAGGGCTTATTCCATTGCTAATTTTGCGCGGGATATGTTATCTGTTTCTGATAATCTCAATCGTGCTTTGGAAGCGATTCCAGAAGGTGCACGGGAGAGTGATGCTGGTTTGAAGTCATTGGCAGAAGGTGTTGAAATGACTGAGCGCGCCATGATGGCAGCATTAGAACGTCATGGGGTGCAGAAAATTCATCCAGAGGGGCAAAAATTTGATCCTCACTTTCATCAAGCGATGTTTGAAATTCCTAATGCCGATGTTCCCGATAACACTGTTCAACAAGTCGTTCAGGCCGGTTATATTATCGGGGAAAGAGTTTTACGTCCAGCTATAGTGGGTGTAGCCAAAGGAGGAACAAAAGAAGCTTCT